A genomic region of Manihot esculenta cultivar AM560-2 chromosome 15, M.esculenta_v8, whole genome shotgun sequence contains the following coding sequences:
- the LOC110601506 gene encoding SWI/SNF complex subunit SWI3D isoform X2, translated as MEDRPAGTSAGAGVESPASAEPASSRRRVGGQKRKVNALSTSSSSSTPSKRLTREKGLISHPPIHNGGPLTRARQSPNNLASSASAGTAASGFKLEEKVAVSDAAMVAALDEEVSKLEELQAAIEVEFEGIRSRDSNAHVVPSHCGWFSWTKIHLLEERALPSFFNGKSQTRTPDTYMEIRNWIVKRFHTNPNIQIELKDLSELEVADLDAKQEVLEFLDYWGLINFHPFPQIDSNVSADGVRDVKNDSLLDKLFHFESIQPCPPVAPKPNLSTPALASGLFPESSLAEELVRAEGPAVEYHCNSCSTDCSRKRYHCQKQADYDLCAECFNNGKFGSDMSSSDFILMEPAEAPGLSGGKWTDQETLLLLEALELYKENWNEIAEHVATKTKAQCILHFVQMPIEDVFLDCDDDIDGSSKETTDQPATNDDTSVSKDVTETSGDKSGSKEDLPLSLALEASKPEDAVEAEKPNNASEAVIDEKSSKSEESSEVKAVLDSSENLALKALTEAFEAVGYPCAPENQPSFAEVGNPVMALAAFLARLVGSDVAMASARSSLKSLNSNSPGVQLAARHCFLLEDPPDDLKGPAGPNCAMEMANQDAQQYNHEGQTQKGLNGRDLSIDHNDKKTEDSAPEEKQPPDSINDDPTEKVNTANEAGTEISHEENESGKLKESSELEYQKNPQISSLKESNEMQAKPEHPLSFVQEKEGSSAALTSKQTEVSKDVEMVPDLKSSENNEPCQLVAPLLVEEASQSQAAETSKNVDIISDSLPAGKNVQLVKSNSVGDQSQPIEVPKDVDMSSELPSEAKECQQPAAPNSVVENGTITVKDQKGSKKEKPDCRKIKEDNTIDKLKRAAVSALSAAAVKARILEKQEEDQIRQLAALVIEKQLHKLEMKLAFFNEMDHIIMRVREQLDRSRQRLYHERAQIIAARLGLPASSSRGMPPTSPTNRVATNFVNSIPRPPMSMTSQRPPIARPMGTLASTPSNSFVPTTTAGSSIRPSGQDKLSSVGTK; from the exons ATGGAGGATAGACCAGCGGGGACCTCAGCCGGGGCGGGAGTAGAATCACCGGCGTCGGCCGAGCCCGCATCGTCACGGAGGCGAGTCGGAGGGCAAAAGAGAAAAGTCAACGCGCTCTCGACATCCAGCTCTTCGTCTACACCGTCGAAACGGCTCACACGCGAGAAGGGCCTGATCTCTCACCCTCCGATCCACAATGGAGGTCCGTTGACCAGAGCCCGCCAGAGCCCCAATAATTTGGCTTCTTCGGCTTCCGCCGGGACAGCCGCTTCTGGATTTAAGCTCGAGGAGAAGGTTGCTGTGTCCGATGCTGCTATGGTGGCAGCGCTGGATGAGGAGGTGAGTAAGCTAGAGGAGTTGCAGGCGGCGATAGAAGTGGAGTTTGAGGGTATTAGATCCAGAGATTCTAACGCCCATGTGGTGCCTAGTCATTGCG GTTGGTTTTCATGGACAAAAATTCACCTCCTTGAGGAGCGTGCACTGCCTTCTTTCTTTAATGGGAAGTCCCAAACCAGGACACCTGATACCTACATGGAGATACGTAATTGGATTGTGAAAAGATTTCATACAAATCCAAATATACAGATTGAATTGAAAGATCTGTCTGAGCTTGAAGTTGCAGACCTTGATGCAAAGCAAGAGGTGCTAGAGTTCTTGGACTATTGGGGATTGATTAATTTCCACCCATTCCCACAAATAGATTCTAATGTCAGTGCTGATGGTGTAAGAGATGTGAAGAATGATTCATTGCTTGACAAGTTATTTCACTTTGAAAGCATTCAACCATGTCCGCCTGTTGCCCCCAAGCCTAATCTTTCAACTCCTGCTCTGGCATCTGGGTTATTTCCTGAGTCTTCACTTGCAGAAGAGTTGGTAAGGGCTGAGGGGCCAGCTGTTGAATACCACTGCAATTCTTGTTCAACTGATTGCTCTCGCAAGCGCTATCATTGCCAGAAGCAG GCAGATTATGATTTATGTGCTGAATGCTTTAATAATGGGAAATTTGGCTCAGACATGTCTTCATCAGATTTTATTCTCATGGAACCTGCAGAGGCTCCTGGTTTAAGTGGTGGGAAGTGGACAGATCAAGAGACCCTACTTCTTCTTGAAGCATTGGAACTTTATAAAGAAAATTGGAATGAGATAGCAGAGCATGTTGCCACAAAAACTAAAGCTCAATGTATATTGCACTTTGTTCAAATGCCAATTGAGGATGTCTTTCTTGACTGTGATGATGATATAGATGGGAGTTCCAAAGAAACTACGGATCAACctgcaaccaatgatgatacaTCTGTTTCCAAAGATGTGACTGAAACAAGTGGGGATAAAAGTGGTTCCAAGGAGGATCTGCCCTTGAGTTTGGCTCTAGAAGCTTCAAAACCAGAAGATGCAGTGGAAGCTGAAAAGCCCAACAATGCCAGTGAAGCAGTAATTGATGAAAAATCTTCAAAGTCAGAAGAATCTAGTGAAGTGAAGGCAGTTCTGGATTCCAGTGAAAATTTGGCACTTAAAGCACTTACAGAAGCATTTGAAGCTGTTGGTTATCCTTGTGCTCCTGAAAATCAGCCCTCATTTGCTGAAGTTGGAAATCCTGTCATGGCTTTG GCAGCATTTTTGGCAAGATTGGTAGGAAGTGATGTGGCTATGGCTTCAGCTCGCAGCTCTTTGAAATCCTTAAATAGCAATTCTCCTGGTGTGCAGCTGGCTGCAAGGCACTGCTTTCTGTTGGAAGATCCACCAGATGACCTGAAGGGACCAGCTGGTCCAAATTG TGCCATGGAAATGGCTAATCAAGATGCTCAACAATACAACCATGAAGGCCAAACCCAGAAAGGTTTGAATGGAAGAGACTTGTCAATTGACCACAATGACAAGAAAACTGAAGATTCTGCTCCAGAGGAAAAGCAGCCTCCAGATTCTATAAATGATGACCCCACTGAGAAGGTAAATACTGCAAATGAAGCAGGCACAGAAATTTCTCATGAGGAAAATGAAAGTGGTAAATTGAAGGAATCTAGTGAATTGGAGTATCAGAAGAACCCCCAGATAAGTAGTTTAAAGGAATCAAATGAAATGCAAGCGAAGCCTGAGCATCCACTGAGTTTTGTTCAGGAGAAGGAAGGATCTTCAGCAGCTTTGACCTCTAAGCAAACAGAGGTCTCTAAGGATGTAGAGATGGTGCCTGATTTGAAATCTTCTGAAAATAATGAGCCTTGTCAATTAGTTGCACCACTGTTGGTTGAAGAGGCCTCTCAGTCTCAAGCTGCAGAGACATCAAAAAATGTAGACATTATCTCAGATTCTCTGCCTGCAGGGAAGAATGTGCAACTAGTGAAATCAAATTCAGTAGGAGATCAGTCTCAGCCCATAGAGGTGCCAAAGGATGTTGACATGTCATCTGAACTGCCTTCAGAAGCAAAAGAGTGTCAGCAGCCAGCTGCACCAAATTCAGTGGTTGAAAATGGAACAATTACAG TTAAGGACCAAAAAGGCAGTAAAAAAGAGAAACCTGATTGTAGGAAGATTAAAGAGGACAATACCATTGATAAATTAAAGCGAGCTGCAGTTTCTGCACTTTCAGCAGCAGCAGTGAAGGCAAGAATTCTTGAAAAACAGGAAGAAGACCAAATCCGACAACTTGCTGCATTGGTGATAGAAAAACAG TTGCATAAATTGGAAATGAAATTGGCTTTCTTTAATGAAATGGACCACATAATAATGAGGGTTAGGGAGCAACTTGACAGGTCAAGGCAAAGGCTGTACCATGAACGAGCGCAGATCATTGCAGCCCGACTCGGGTTACCAGCATCTTCATCTAGAGGAATGCCACCAACGTCGCCTACCAACAGAGTTGCAACCAACTTTGTGAACTCAATTCCAAGGCCCCCAATGAGCATGACTTCCCAAAGGCCACCAATTGCAAGACCCATGGGGACATTGGCTTCCACCCCATCTAACTCATTTGTACCAACAACTACAGCAGGGAGTTCAATTCGGCCCTCTGGCCAGGACAAACTTTCTTCAGTAGGGACAAAATAG
- the LOC110601506 gene encoding SWI/SNF complex subunit SWI3D isoform X1: MEDRPAGTSAGAGVESPASAEPASSRRRVGGQKRKVNALSTSSSSSTPSKRLTREKGLISHPPIHNGGPLTRARQSPNNLASSASAGTAASGFKLEEKVAVSDAAMVAALDEEVSKLEELQAAIEVEFEGIRSRDSNAHVVPSHCGWFSWTKIHLLEERALPSFFNGKSQTRTPDTYMEIRNWIVKRFHTNPNIQIELKDLSELEVADLDAKQEVLEFLDYWGLINFHPFPQIDSNVSADGVRDVKNDSLLDKLFHFESIQPCPPVAPKPNLSTPALASGLFPESSLAEELVRAEGPAVEYHCNSCSTDCSRKRYHCQKQADYDLCAECFNNGKFGSDMSSSDFILMEPAEAPGLSGGKWTDQETLLLLEALELYKENWNEIAEHVATKTKAQCILHFVQMPIEDVFLDCDDDIDGSSKETTDQPATNDDTSVSKDVTETSGDKSGSKEDLPLSLALEASKPEDAVEAEKPNNASEAVIDEKSSKSEESSEVKAVLDSSENLALKALTEAFEAVGYPCAPENQPSFAEVGNPVMALAAFLARLVGSDVAMASARSSLKSLNSNSPGVQLAARHCFLLEDPPDDLKGPAGPNCSAMEMANQDAQQYNHEGQTQKGLNGRDLSIDHNDKKTEDSAPEEKQPPDSINDDPTEKVNTANEAGTEISHEENESGKLKESSELEYQKNPQISSLKESNEMQAKPEHPLSFVQEKEGSSAALTSKQTEVSKDVEMVPDLKSSENNEPCQLVAPLLVEEASQSQAAETSKNVDIISDSLPAGKNVQLVKSNSVGDQSQPIEVPKDVDMSSELPSEAKECQQPAAPNSVVENGTITVKDQKGSKKEKPDCRKIKEDNTIDKLKRAAVSALSAAAVKARILEKQEEDQIRQLAALVIEKQLHKLEMKLAFFNEMDHIIMRVREQLDRSRQRLYHERAQIIAARLGLPASSSRGMPPTSPTNRVATNFVNSIPRPPMSMTSQRPPIARPMGTLASTPSNSFVPTTTAGSSIRPSGQDKLSSVGTK; this comes from the exons ATGGAGGATAGACCAGCGGGGACCTCAGCCGGGGCGGGAGTAGAATCACCGGCGTCGGCCGAGCCCGCATCGTCACGGAGGCGAGTCGGAGGGCAAAAGAGAAAAGTCAACGCGCTCTCGACATCCAGCTCTTCGTCTACACCGTCGAAACGGCTCACACGCGAGAAGGGCCTGATCTCTCACCCTCCGATCCACAATGGAGGTCCGTTGACCAGAGCCCGCCAGAGCCCCAATAATTTGGCTTCTTCGGCTTCCGCCGGGACAGCCGCTTCTGGATTTAAGCTCGAGGAGAAGGTTGCTGTGTCCGATGCTGCTATGGTGGCAGCGCTGGATGAGGAGGTGAGTAAGCTAGAGGAGTTGCAGGCGGCGATAGAAGTGGAGTTTGAGGGTATTAGATCCAGAGATTCTAACGCCCATGTGGTGCCTAGTCATTGCG GTTGGTTTTCATGGACAAAAATTCACCTCCTTGAGGAGCGTGCACTGCCTTCTTTCTTTAATGGGAAGTCCCAAACCAGGACACCTGATACCTACATGGAGATACGTAATTGGATTGTGAAAAGATTTCATACAAATCCAAATATACAGATTGAATTGAAAGATCTGTCTGAGCTTGAAGTTGCAGACCTTGATGCAAAGCAAGAGGTGCTAGAGTTCTTGGACTATTGGGGATTGATTAATTTCCACCCATTCCCACAAATAGATTCTAATGTCAGTGCTGATGGTGTAAGAGATGTGAAGAATGATTCATTGCTTGACAAGTTATTTCACTTTGAAAGCATTCAACCATGTCCGCCTGTTGCCCCCAAGCCTAATCTTTCAACTCCTGCTCTGGCATCTGGGTTATTTCCTGAGTCTTCACTTGCAGAAGAGTTGGTAAGGGCTGAGGGGCCAGCTGTTGAATACCACTGCAATTCTTGTTCAACTGATTGCTCTCGCAAGCGCTATCATTGCCAGAAGCAG GCAGATTATGATTTATGTGCTGAATGCTTTAATAATGGGAAATTTGGCTCAGACATGTCTTCATCAGATTTTATTCTCATGGAACCTGCAGAGGCTCCTGGTTTAAGTGGTGGGAAGTGGACAGATCAAGAGACCCTACTTCTTCTTGAAGCATTGGAACTTTATAAAGAAAATTGGAATGAGATAGCAGAGCATGTTGCCACAAAAACTAAAGCTCAATGTATATTGCACTTTGTTCAAATGCCAATTGAGGATGTCTTTCTTGACTGTGATGATGATATAGATGGGAGTTCCAAAGAAACTACGGATCAACctgcaaccaatgatgatacaTCTGTTTCCAAAGATGTGACTGAAACAAGTGGGGATAAAAGTGGTTCCAAGGAGGATCTGCCCTTGAGTTTGGCTCTAGAAGCTTCAAAACCAGAAGATGCAGTGGAAGCTGAAAAGCCCAACAATGCCAGTGAAGCAGTAATTGATGAAAAATCTTCAAAGTCAGAAGAATCTAGTGAAGTGAAGGCAGTTCTGGATTCCAGTGAAAATTTGGCACTTAAAGCACTTACAGAAGCATTTGAAGCTGTTGGTTATCCTTGTGCTCCTGAAAATCAGCCCTCATTTGCTGAAGTTGGAAATCCTGTCATGGCTTTG GCAGCATTTTTGGCAAGATTGGTAGGAAGTGATGTGGCTATGGCTTCAGCTCGCAGCTCTTTGAAATCCTTAAATAGCAATTCTCCTGGTGTGCAGCTGGCTGCAAGGCACTGCTTTCTGTTGGAAGATCCACCAGATGACCTGAAGGGACCAGCTGGTCCAAATTG CAGTGCCATGGAAATGGCTAATCAAGATGCTCAACAATACAACCATGAAGGCCAAACCCAGAAAGGTTTGAATGGAAGAGACTTGTCAATTGACCACAATGACAAGAAAACTGAAGATTCTGCTCCAGAGGAAAAGCAGCCTCCAGATTCTATAAATGATGACCCCACTGAGAAGGTAAATACTGCAAATGAAGCAGGCACAGAAATTTCTCATGAGGAAAATGAAAGTGGTAAATTGAAGGAATCTAGTGAATTGGAGTATCAGAAGAACCCCCAGATAAGTAGTTTAAAGGAATCAAATGAAATGCAAGCGAAGCCTGAGCATCCACTGAGTTTTGTTCAGGAGAAGGAAGGATCTTCAGCAGCTTTGACCTCTAAGCAAACAGAGGTCTCTAAGGATGTAGAGATGGTGCCTGATTTGAAATCTTCTGAAAATAATGAGCCTTGTCAATTAGTTGCACCACTGTTGGTTGAAGAGGCCTCTCAGTCTCAAGCTGCAGAGACATCAAAAAATGTAGACATTATCTCAGATTCTCTGCCTGCAGGGAAGAATGTGCAACTAGTGAAATCAAATTCAGTAGGAGATCAGTCTCAGCCCATAGAGGTGCCAAAGGATGTTGACATGTCATCTGAACTGCCTTCAGAAGCAAAAGAGTGTCAGCAGCCAGCTGCACCAAATTCAGTGGTTGAAAATGGAACAATTACAG TTAAGGACCAAAAAGGCAGTAAAAAAGAGAAACCTGATTGTAGGAAGATTAAAGAGGACAATACCATTGATAAATTAAAGCGAGCTGCAGTTTCTGCACTTTCAGCAGCAGCAGTGAAGGCAAGAATTCTTGAAAAACAGGAAGAAGACCAAATCCGACAACTTGCTGCATTGGTGATAGAAAAACAG TTGCATAAATTGGAAATGAAATTGGCTTTCTTTAATGAAATGGACCACATAATAATGAGGGTTAGGGAGCAACTTGACAGGTCAAGGCAAAGGCTGTACCATGAACGAGCGCAGATCATTGCAGCCCGACTCGGGTTACCAGCATCTTCATCTAGAGGAATGCCACCAACGTCGCCTACCAACAGAGTTGCAACCAACTTTGTGAACTCAATTCCAAGGCCCCCAATGAGCATGACTTCCCAAAGGCCACCAATTGCAAGACCCATGGGGACATTGGCTTCCACCCCATCTAACTCATTTGTACCAACAACTACAGCAGGGAGTTCAATTCGGCCCTCTGGCCAGGACAAACTTTCTTCAGTAGGGACAAAATAG
- the LOC110602033 gene encoding receptor-like protein EIX1: METVPFLLLICLLIGQYVCDGDAQLVQCHAADREALLDFKMGLNGSFLSSWQGTDCCRWMGIHCDNATGAVISLRISDPTGRHPSDWKIRPSLAELKSLKYLGLSLNNFHGRLPAFLGNMTSLLHLDLSLNYFRGEIPNSLGQLKNLTLLSLCYNLLEGLIPASIGNLRHLIVLDLSSNKLNGTLPDSLGMLSELIHLDVHMNELKGVISETHFLRLSELKRLYLSENSFILNVISNWIPPFQISYVDLGSCHLGPSFPTWLRSQEHITALDLSNCSISGTIPNWFWDMSGNLVGLNLSFNHLEGHLPNLLNISREGTVDCSYNNFQGPIPLADVYFLELSNNQFTGPIPSNIGQAMPNLRFLYLSSNQLTGEIPGSIAETIITALDLSRNNLTENIPSSMGNCSYLLALDLQDNNLSGEIPRSLGQLRQLQTLHLGKNKLSGEIPSSLKCLTSLETLDLSNNRLTGKIPPWIGKALISLKILNMRSNNFYGEIPSTISDLASLHFLDIAENQLNGSFPSAFGNLKAMTHLQNITRQPCLRPGFGRGCYNKYQENIFATIHGHEFQYTKTVSLLAGIDLSGNNLSGKFPEEITKLVGLEVLNLSRNYISGQIPENISKMHQLLSLDLSSNSLSGPIPQEIFSLTFLESLNLSNNNLSGRIPYKGQMTTFGASSFAGNSGLCGEPLTLKCPGDYSNNRDTHDDSDGGRKDEADDNNSFIDTWFYMSIGMGFAVGLVLPFLIFSIKRSWGGVYFALVDLTAYKLSTRDMKAAIRSRI; encoded by the coding sequence ATGGAGACGGTTCCATTTCTTTTGTTGATCTGTCTGTTAATAGGACAATACGTATGTGATGGAGATGCTCAATTGGTGCAATGCCATGCAGCTGATAGAGAAGCTCTCCTCGACTTCAAAATGGGTCTTAATGGTTCTTTCCTCTCCTCATGGCAAGGAACCGATTGTTGTCGATGGATGGGAATACATTGTGACAATGCTACCGGTGCTGTCATTTCTCTTCGTATTTCAGATCCAACTGGCCGGCACCCATCGGACTGGAAGATCAGACCTTCACTGGCAGAACTCAAGTCCTTGAAATATCTGGGCTTGAGTCTTAACAATTTCCATGGGAGACTTCCTGCTTTCCTTGGAAACATGACATCTCTCTTGCATCTTGACTTATCCCTAAATTATTTCAGAGGTGAGATTCCAAATTCGTTGGGCCAGCTCAAAAAtcttactcttctctctttATGTTATAACTTGCTTGAAGGTCTTATCCCCGCTTCCATTGGAAATTTACGTCATTTGATTGTTCTTGACCTGAGCTCAAACAAACTCAACGGTACTCTCCCAGACAGCTTAGGAATGTTGTCTGAGTTGATTCACCTTGATGTTCATATGAATGAATTAAAAGGTGTTATCTCAGAAACACATTTTCTGAGGCTAAGTGAATTGAAAAGATTGTATTTGTCTGAAAACTCCTTCATTCTCAATGTCATCTCCAACTGGATCCCTCCTTTCCAGATTTCTTATGTTGACTTGGGTTCATGCCATTTAGGTCCTTCGTTTCCTACTTGGCTTAGATCTCAAGAGCACATAACAGCTCTAGATCTGTCAAACTGTAGTATTTCAGGCACTATCCCGAACTGGTTTTGGGACATGTCTGGCAACCTTGTAGGCTTAAATCTTTCTTTCAATCACTTAGAGGGCCATCTACCAAATTTGTTGAACATTAGCAGAGAAGGAACTGTTGATTGCAGTTATAATAACTTCCAAGGACCCATTCCCCTTGCTGATGTCTACTTCCTAGAGCTTTCCAATAACCAATTTACTGGTCCTATACCAAGCAATATTGGTCAAGCCATGCCAAATCTAAGGTTCCTTTATCTTTCTAGTAATCAGCTGACTGGTGAAATCCCAGGCTCAATTGCAGAGACAATCATTACTGCATTGGATCTTTCAAGAAATAATTTGACAGAAAACATTCCTTCAAGCATGGGGAATTGTTCCTATCTCTTAGCACTGGACCTTCAAGACAACAATTTGTCTGGCGAGATTCCAAGGTCTCTGGGTCAATTACGTCAGCTTCAGACACTTCACCTAGGAAAGAACAAATTATCAGGAGAAATCCCATCATCTCTCAAGTGTTTGACATCATTGGAGACCTTGGACCTCTCGAACAACAGGCTAACAGGTAAAATACCACCTTGGATTGGAAAAGCTCTCATCTCCCTTAAAATACTTAACATGAGGTCAAATAACTTTTACGGAGAAATTCCTTCAACAATTTCAGATTTGGCTTCTTTGCATTTCTTGGACATAGCAGAAAACCAATTGAATGGTTCCTTTCCTTCTGCCTTTGGCAATCTTAAGGCCATGACACATTTGCAAAACATTACCCGGCAGCCATGCTTGCGCCCAGGTTTTGGAAGAGGTTGCTATAATAAATACCAAGAAAACATATTTGCAACTATACATGGCCATGAATTTCAGTACACCAAAACTGTTTCCCTTTTAGCTGGCATAGATCTTTCTGGAAATAATTTATCTGGAAAGTTTCCTGAAGAAATAACAAAATTAGTTGGTTTGGAAGTTTTAAACCTGTCAAGAAACTATATCAGTGGCCAGATTCctgaaaatatttcaaaaatgCATCAGTTGTTATCTCTTGATCTCTCAAGCAATAGTCTTTCTGGTCCAATTCCTCAAGAGATATTTTCTTTGACATTTTTGGAAAGCTTGAATCtctcaaataataatttatcaggCAGAATTCCATATAAAGGTCAGATGACAACTTTTGGCGCATCTTCGTTTGCTGGAAATTCAGGTCTTTGTGGAGAGCCCCTTACTCTGAAATGTCCAGGTGATTATTCAAACAACAGGGACACCCATGATGATTCAGATGGTGGAAGGAAAGATGAGGCAGATGATAATAATAGTTTCATTGATACGTGGTTTTACATGAGCATTGGAATGGGATTTGCAGTAGGTTTAGTGCTTCCTTTTCTGATATTTTCAATCAAAAGATCATGGGGTGGAGTATACTTTGCTTTAGTGGATTTGACTGCTTATAAATTGTCAACTAGAGATATGAAAGCAGCTATAAGAAGTAGAATTTAG
- the LOC110602630 gene encoding ras-related protein Rab7, whose translation MPSRRRTLLKVIILGDSGVGKTSLMNQYVNKKFSNQYKATIGADFLTKEVQFEDRLFTLQIWDTAGQERFQSLGVAFYRGADCCVLVYDVNSMKSFDNLNNWREEFLIQASPSDPENFPFVVLGNKIDVDGGNSRVVSEKKARAWCASKGNIPYFETSAKEGINVEEAFQCIAKNALKSGEEEEIYLPDTIDVGTSSQPRSTGCEC comes from the exons ATGCCTTCCCGTCGGAGAACCCTCTTGAAGGTCATCATCCTCGGCGACAGCGG GGTGGGAAAGACCTCTTTGATGAATCA ATATGTAAATAAGAAGTTTAGCAATCAATACAAGGCAACTATTGGAGCTGATTTCTTGACTAAGGAAGTGCAATTTGAAGATAGGCTCTTCACTTTGCAG ATCTGGGATACCGCTGGCCAGGAGAGATTCCAAAGCCTAGGTGTTGCATTTTATCGTGGTGCTGATTGCTGTGTTCTTGTATATGATGTTAATTCAATGAAATCTTTCGACAACCTTAATAACTGGAGAGAGGAATTCCTTATTCAG GCAAGTCCTTCAGATCCAGAGAATTTCCCGTTTGTTGTTCTTGGAAACaagattgatgtggatggtggAAATAGTAGAGTG GTTTCAGAAAAAAAGGCACGAGCTTGGTGTGCTTCGAAAGGGAATATCCCATACTTTGAGACCTCTGCCAAAGAAGGCATTAATGTGGAAGAAGCTTTCCAATGCATAGCAAAGAATGCCCTGAAGAGTGGAGAAGAGGAGGAGAT TTACTTGCCTGACACCATTGATGTTGGAACAAGCAGTCAGCCTAGGTCAACTGGATGTGAGTGCTAA